From a single Coriobacteriaceae bacterium genomic region:
- a CDS encoding TetR/AcrR family transcriptional regulator encodes MDARKTKSRAAIVAAFSELLREEDYGKITVGDIIARAHVGRATFYGLFKSKDYLLSELVSDICTHALDDDGTPLDDPLVQVEHILNNLWERRQGVRALVAGAGSRVFADCLRKTIMSRAAETVPTDPNGPAATMDRSFLLHHIASSFVGMVQWWAWHNFQAPKEDVAKDYLSAIKPLFN; translated from the coding sequence ATGGATGCCCGCAAAACCAAAAGCCGCGCCGCCATCGTCGCAGCATTTTCCGAGCTCCTTCGCGAGGAGGACTACGGCAAGATCACCGTCGGCGACATCATCGCTCGCGCCCATGTGGGTCGGGCCACGTTCTACGGCCTCTTCAAGAGCAAAGACTACCTACTGTCCGAGCTCGTGAGCGACATCTGTACCCACGCCCTCGACGACGATGGCACACCACTCGATGATCCGCTCGTACAAGTCGAGCATATCCTCAACAACCTCTGGGAACGCCGTCAAGGCGTACGAGCCCTCGTAGCCGGCGCCGGCTCACGCGTCTTCGCCGACTGCCTACGCAAGACCATCATGTCACGAGCAGCCGAAACCGTCCCTACCGACCCAAACGGTCCCGCCGCCACCATGGACCGAAGCTTCCTGCTACACCACATAGCCTCAAGCTTCGTAGGAATGGTCCAATGGTGGGCCTGGCACAACTTCCAAGCCCCAAAAGAGGACGTAGCCAAAGACTACCTATCAGCCATAAAACCCCTCTTCAACTAA
- a CDS encoding aquaporin family protein, giving the protein MLTKLLYEFGATALMIIFGVGVHCDTVLKGTKYQGSGHMFAITTWSFGISVCLFVFGGAVCMNPAMVLAQCIVGLVPWSSCIPFMVADMLGGFVGAVIAWLMYADEFKASDGVVDPIAQRNIFSTNPTTEGTNYARNFFCEAICTFVFISAILAAANRAGENVLMLAICVGLIVWAVGMGMGGITGFAMNQARDLGPRMAYQVLPIKNKADNNWKYGLLVPGIAPFIGAALAALFVHGFLGMF; this is encoded by the coding sequence ATGCTTACCAAACTCCTCTACGAATTCGGCGCAACGGCCCTCATGATCATCTTTGGCGTGGGCGTGCACTGCGATACCGTGCTCAAGGGCACCAAGTATCAGGGCTCTGGCCACATGTTTGCCATCACCACTTGGTCTTTTGGCATCTCGGTCTGCCTGTTTGTCTTTGGCGGTGCCGTGTGCATGAACCCGGCTATGGTGCTCGCCCAGTGCATCGTCGGTCTGGTGCCGTGGAGCAGCTGCATCCCCTTCATGGTTGCCGATATGCTCGGCGGCTTTGTGGGCGCCGTAATCGCGTGGTTGATGTATGCCGATGAGTTCAAGGCTTCCGATGGTGTCGTCGACCCCATTGCCCAGCGCAACATCTTCTCGACCAACCCCACCACCGAGGGTACGAACTACGCCCGTAACTTCTTCTGCGAGGCTATCTGCACCTTTGTGTTCATCAGCGCCATCCTTGCTGCCGCTAACCGCGCCGGCGAGAACGTTCTGATGCTTGCCATCTGCGTCGGTCTGATCGTTTGGGCTGTTGGCATGGGCATGGGCGGCATCACCGGCTTCGCCATGAACCAGGCTCGTGACCTTGGTCCTCGCATGGCCTATCAGGTGCTGCCGATCAAGAACAAGGCTGACAACAACTGGAAGTACGGCCTGCTCGTTCCTGGCATCGCTCCGTTTATCGGTGCCGCTCTGGCCGCGCTGTTTGTGCACGGTTTCTTGGGCATGTTCTAG
- the larA gene encoding nickel-dependent lactate racemase codes for MFECELPFDHKTLHLELEDKNFAGVMEGHQNEFKTTKSQEELVEESLANPYGSPSLEELCAGKKDIVIISSDHTRPVPSRVTMPILLHHIHSAAPEARVRILVATGMHRPSTHEELVNKYGEEIVANEEIVMHVATDDSMMKKIGTLPSGGECIINKIAADCDLLLAEGFIEPHFFAGFSGSRKSVLPGIASYKTIMYNHNGQFVNDSHSRAGNLCHNHVSEDMFAAAEMAHLAFVLNVVLNGKHEVIGSFAGDIHKAHEAGCEFVKSLAGVEPVECEIAITTNGGYPLDQNIYQAVKGMCAAEATLPEGGVIIDVAGCADGHGGEGFYHNIADNDPAEFERACIDRPKDETLPDQWTSQIFARILAHHPVIMVTDLCDHQMLKDMHMTPVNTIEEALKLAFEMKGADAKVAVIPDGLGVVVAQH; via the coding sequence TTGTTTGAATGTGAACTGCCGTTTGACCACAAGACGTTGCATCTGGAGCTCGAGGATAAGAACTTCGCGGGTGTGATGGAAGGTCATCAAAACGAGTTTAAGACTACGAAATCGCAGGAAGAGCTGGTAGAGGAGTCGCTTGCCAACCCTTATGGCTCGCCTTCGCTCGAGGAGCTTTGTGCTGGCAAGAAGGATATTGTCATTATTAGCTCCGATCATACGCGTCCCGTTCCCTCGCGTGTGACGATGCCTATTCTGCTGCATCACATCCATTCCGCTGCGCCCGAGGCTCGAGTTCGTATTTTGGTTGCTACGGGTATGCACCGTCCGTCGACGCATGAGGAGCTCGTCAACAAGTATGGCGAGGAGATCGTTGCCAACGAGGAAATCGTTATGCACGTCGCGACTGACGACAGCATGATGAAAAAGATCGGCACCTTGCCTTCTGGTGGCGAGTGCATCATCAACAAGATTGCGGCCGATTGCGATCTGCTGCTTGCCGAGGGCTTTATTGAGCCGCACTTCTTTGCCGGTTTCTCTGGCAGCCGTAAGTCCGTGCTGCCCGGTATCGCCAGCTACAAGACCATCATGTACAACCACAACGGCCAGTTTGTGAACGATTCCCATTCGCGTGCCGGCAACCTGTGCCACAACCACGTGAGCGAGGATATGTTTGCCGCTGCCGAGATGGCTCACCTTGCCTTTGTGCTCAACGTGGTGCTCAACGGTAAGCACGAGGTCATTGGCTCCTTCGCCGGCGACATCCACAAGGCACACGAGGCTGGCTGCGAGTTTGTGAAGAGCCTTGCCGGTGTTGAGCCCGTTGAGTGCGAGATTGCCATCACCACCAACGGCGGCTACCCGCTCGACCAGAACATCTACCAGGCCGTGAAGGGCATGTGCGCTGCCGAGGCTACGCTTCCCGAGGGCGGTGTGATCATCGATGTCGCCGGTTGTGCCGACGGTCACGGTGGCGAGGGCTTCTATCACAACATCGCCGACAACGACCCGGCGGAGTTCGAGCGCGCCTGCATCGACCGTCCTAAGGACGAGACCCTGCCCGACCAGTGGACGAGCCAGATCTTTGCCCGCATCCTGGCGCATCACCCTGTGATCATGGTCACCGACCTGTGCGATCACCAGATGCTCAAGGATATGCACATGACGCCGGTCAACACTATCGAGGAGGCGCTCAAGCTCGCCTTTGAGATGAAGGGTGCCGATGCCAAGGTCGCCGTCATTCCCGATGGCCTGGGCGTTGTCGTCGCGCAGCACTAG